In a genomic window of Aeromicrobium panaciterrae:
- a CDS encoding DUF4287 domain-containing protein produces the protein MSFQAYLDTIEDKTGLTPRQLVTIAQTKGLDTPATKAGEIVGWLKGDYELGRGHAMALVHVIKNGPKISSKHVGSTGAHRDASDELWLDGKATNPAQAQS, from the coding sequence ATGTCATTCCAGGCATATCTCGACACCATCGAGGACAAGACCGGCCTCACTCCGCGTCAGCTCGTCACGATTGCCCAGACCAAGGGCCTCGACACTCCTGCCACCAAGGCCGGAGAGATCGTCGGCTGGCTCAAGGGCGACTACGAGCTCGGTCGCGGTCACGCGATGGCATTGGTCCACGTCATCAAGAACGGACCCAAGATCAGCTCCAAGCACGTCGGTTCAACGGGCGCCCATCGCGACGCGTCAGATGAGTTGTGGCTCGACGGCAAGGCCACGAACCCGGCTCAAGCCCAGAGCTGA